A single region of the Ctenopharyngodon idella isolate HZGC_01 chromosome 21, HZGC01, whole genome shotgun sequence genome encodes:
- the fgf1b gene encoding fibroblast growth factor 1b encodes MTERDITAFTLLPTTTVQKDPKHNSLQKLYCRNGGYHLRIQPNGTVDASRQDNDVYTLLKVKAVKAGLVAIRGHETGLYLAMDKCGKLYGTAMLNDECYFIEKIEENHYNTYRSQRYQENGDWYVGIKKNGWTKNGSKTHKGQNAIYFLPIPVDGSMQ; translated from the exons ATGACCGAGCGGGATATCACCGCTTTCACACTGCTACCGACGACCACCGTCCAGAAAGATCCAAAACACAATTCCCTGCAAAAACTCTACTGCAGGAATGGAGGATACCATCTCCGGATCCAACCCAACGGGACTGTGGACGCGAGTCGACAAGATAACGACGTTTACA CTCTTTTGAAGGTAAAAGCTGTGAAAGCAGGATTGGTGGCCATCAGGGGTCATGAGACTGGACTATACCTGGCAATGGATAAATGTGGAAAACTTTATGGCACT GCCATGCTGAACGACGAGTGTTACTTCATTGAGAAGATAGAGGAGAACCACTACAACACATACCGTTCACAGAGGTATCAGGAGAATGGAGACTGGTACGTGGGGATCAAAAAGAACGGATGGACAAAAAACGGCTCCAAAACGCACAAGGGCCAAAATGCAATCTACTTCCTGCCAATTCCAGTGGATGGCAGCATGCAGTAA